In Glycine max cultivar Williams 82 chromosome 7, Glycine_max_v4.0, whole genome shotgun sequence, a single window of DNA contains:
- the LOC102669983 gene encoding protein MAIN-LIKE 1-like, translating into MEPTDVKDTRADILIDIGVQAAEDEHEGFLGGLSDPSVMTQYADHVACSIWTGEERPELKLSSHGRKVHSLGRLVPAIEGLVAGTGLSPLIACSVDTGDQGLLSSFVERWHRETSSFHLLVGEPTITLDDVSSLLHLPVVGDLHAFQPLYVDDTVHMLVDLLMVFTEAAKAETGQCRGPYVRLQWSATNVHVVYLEALRGLSQTGRYTWGVAALVHMYDQLNDALSAAADSLACWIYEHFPSVAESTADQDYDEDSPHARRWIATKKIVKSISTPVYRERLDRL; encoded by the exons ATGGAACCAACTGATGTAAAGGACACTAGGGCAGACATTCTTATAGACATAGGCGTGCAAGCTGCTGAGGATGAGCATGAGGGATTTTTGGGTGGTCTGAGTGACCCATCCGTGATGACCCAGTATGCGGATCACGTTGCTTGCAGCATATGGAcgggagag gagcgtCCTGAGTTGAAGTTATCCTCTCACGGAAGGAAGGTCCATAGTTTAGGCAGGCTTGTCCCTGCCATTGAGGGACTAGTTGCTGGGACAGGACTAAGTCCTCTGATCGCGTGTTCAGTAGACACTGGCGATCAGGGACTTTTGTCCTCGTTTGTCGAGCGGTGGCACCGGGAGACGTCTAGTTTCCATCTCCTTGTGGGAGAGCCCACGATCACGCTGGACGACGTCTCCTCGCTTTTGCATCTGCCTGTGGTTGGCGACTTGCATGCCTTTCAGCCCTTGTACGTAGATGATACAGTTCATATGTTGGTGGACTTATTGATGGTCTTTACAGAGGCTGCCAAGGCTGAGACAGGGCAGTGTCGTGGACCGTACGTACGCCTGCAATGG agtgcaaccaatgTCCATGTTGTGTATTTGGAGGCCCTTCGTGGCCTTAGTCAGACCGGGAGGTACACCTGGGGAGTGGCTGCTCTGGTGCATATGTACGACCAGCTGAATGATGCTCTATCAGCAGCAGCCGACAGCTTGGCG TGCTGGATTTACGAGCACTTTCCCTCAGTCGCGGAGTCCACTGCTGATCAGGACTACGACGAGGATTCCCCGCATGCTCGTAGGTGGATTGCGACGAAGAAGATTGTGAAGAGCATAAGTACACCGGTGTACAGGGAGCGCCTGGACCGACTCTAG
- the LOC100809914 gene encoding uncharacterized protein LOC100809914, whose protein sequence is MSNYDLPPPDTHSETSVPQWTPPLPTYPPPTSYFSSTFDDSDSSSSTSTFGIIVGVLVGVFGLILLYGIWHKYLRKKCSK, encoded by the coding sequence ATGTCAAATTATGATCTTCCACCACCGGATACTCATTCGGAAACATCGGTTCCCCAATGGACACCACCTTTGCCAACATATCCACCACCAACGTCTTATTTTTCATCAACATTTGATGATTcagattcatcttcatccaCATCCACCTTTGGCATCATCGTAGGAGTTTTGGTTGGTGTCTTTGGACTTATTTTGTTGTACGGCATTTGGCACAAGTATCTTAGGAAGAAATGTTCAAAGTAA